One genomic region from Deltaproteobacteria bacterium encodes:
- a CDS encoding CBS domain-containing protein produces MIDFSLANIGLLDNRFLAKSIGLLKPHNPITVEENSSIEHAIQLLQQNKVGCVIVTDRPGKIVGIVTERDVVIKVALAKIDLSRTQVTTIMTKAPHTEFMTTSMAHAVSLMSRGGFRHLPIVDEENYPIGIISVKDLIDFIVGETLRELEKIGT; encoded by the coding sequence ATGATAGACTTTTCACTTGCCAACATAGGTTTATTAGATAACCGCTTTCTCGCTAAAAGCATCGGCCTGTTAAAGCCCCACAACCCCATTACTGTTGAGGAAAACTCCTCTATAGAACACGCGATTCAGTTACTTCAACAAAACAAAGTAGGATGCGTAATTGTAACCGATCGGCCTGGCAAGATAGTGGGTATCGTTACCGAACGCGACGTAGTAATAAAGGTCGCCTTAGCTAAAATAGATCTTTCGAGGACGCAAGTTACAACAATAATGACAAAAGCGCCTCATACTGAGTTCATGACTACCTCCATGGCGCATGCGGTAAGTCTAATGTCTCGTGGTGGTTTTAGACACTTGCCTATAGTAGACGAAGAAAATTACCCCATCGGCATAATATCCGTAAAAGATTTAATAGACTTTATCGTTGGCGAGACGCTGCGCGAGTTAGAAAAGATAGGTACTTAA
- a CDS encoding cobyrinate a,c-diamide synthase encodes MTSKNLLEIAVPRVLLASTHAGSGLSTVTCGLLVALKKKGVSVAMGKIGPSLIDVTYHRRISGRLANSLDFWMLSRKDIHNSLGRLCGGAELVLIEGEKALFDYYGEDFCYRNLAEFAMDTKTPIILVMDGAGYRESLGAVVDGFNSFAADAKLAGVIVNRVADKEQGEILKRSVEVLGGVRFIGYLPLGNPALMSASEAQRENPSILTRSLVMAVGELAEDNVDLGILRELAATAGSIQVTAATIHGKTKNCKIAVADDAAFHLAFQDNIDLIRREGAEIISFSPIADTKLPAGISGIYLPGGYVHLYANDLSSNQSLLKEIRSFGKAGGVVFAEGDAVAYLMESIILPSGGVYEGVGLIRGTATRVIEESASGFAYCDVESQATTVIGETGQRFRGIRNFQWLIRTRDEMPGSFKLRDRNLLLSTKRAEDFSTIEGLSPSPNILATAVRAHWGSNPKLSEIFVQRAASYLPHSAQ; translated from the coding sequence ATGACTTCCAAGAATTTATTGGAAATAGCTGTTCCGCGAGTCTTGCTCGCTTCAACTCATGCCGGCAGTGGTTTGTCTACGGTCACTTGTGGTCTACTCGTTGCACTGAAGAAAAAGGGAGTTTCAGTGGCGATGGGGAAAATTGGACCATCGCTTATCGATGTGACTTATCATCGGCGCATCTCGGGTAGGCTGGCCAATAGTTTGGATTTCTGGATGCTGTCGCGGAAGGACATTCATAATTCCTTGGGAAGATTGTGTGGCGGCGCTGAACTCGTCTTAATAGAAGGCGAGAAGGCGTTATTCGACTATTACGGCGAGGATTTTTGTTATAGAAATTTGGCCGAGTTTGCAATGGATACCAAGACGCCAATAATTTTGGTTATGGATGGTGCTGGCTACAGGGAGAGTTTAGGTGCAGTGGTAGATGGTTTTAACAGTTTTGCTGCGGATGCAAAACTCGCTGGCGTGATCGTCAATAGGGTCGCTGACAAGGAGCAGGGAGAAATTCTAAAAAGATCTGTCGAGGTATTGGGAGGGGTGCGATTTATTGGATATTTGCCGCTTGGCAATCCGGCGCTAATGTCGGCTAGCGAAGCACAGCGCGAGAACCCGAGTATTCTTACTCGTAGTCTAGTGATGGCTGTGGGAGAGCTTGCAGAAGATAACGTCGATTTGGGGATTTTAAGAGAACTTGCGGCTACTGCCGGGAGTATACAAGTAACGGCTGCAACGATTCACGGTAAGACAAAGAATTGCAAAATAGCCGTTGCGGACGATGCAGCCTTTCATCTAGCATTTCAAGACAATATTGATTTGATTCGCCGCGAAGGTGCAGAAATTATATCTTTTTCGCCCATAGCTGATACTAAGTTGCCAGCCGGCATTAGCGGTATATATCTACCCGGCGGCTATGTCCACCTATACGCTAACGACTTGTCTTCCAATCAGTCGCTTCTTAAGGAAATTAGGTCTTTTGGCAAAGCCGGTGGGGTGGTCTTTGCTGAAGGCGATGCGGTGGCTTATCTAATGGAGAGCATTATATTGCCAAGTGGCGGCGTGTACGAAGGAGTCGGTCTAATACGAGGCACTGCGACGAGAGTGATAGAAGAGAGCGCCTCGGGCTTCGCCTATTGCGATGTTGAGAGCCAAGCTACGACGGTCATAGGAGAAACTGGGCAGCGATTTAGGGGGATTCGCAACTTTCAGTGGCTAATCCGCACGCGGGATGAAATGCCTGGCAGCTTTAAGTTGCGCGATCGCAATTTGCTTCTTTCGACTAAGCGGGCGGAAGATTTCTCCACTATCGAAGGTTTATCGCCTTCGCCCAACATACTCGCAACAGCAGTGCGTGCACACTGGGGGTCTAATCCAAAGCTCTCAGAAATATTTGTTCAACGTGCCGCTAGTTACCTACCGCATAGCGCACAGTGA
- a CDS encoding site-specific DNA-methyltransferase → MKFLGATFFERGKQGASIGHNMVENPSKSRLMEEDCTQGVGYKRLVGELWAGQPRQMHSLHYVVSYRASYKPELPDYCIRQYSRKGQVVLDPFCGRGTTALQAALLGRVSLSCDVNPLAIRMTAAKLSPVGLDEIVLRLNEVDFRRPVDLEGYPEKFSPFYHPDTYRELVNLKRFLRKHSDAVSNFVELVAISRLHGHSSGFFSAYTFPQISIPSAHQLLINQKRGQMPEYRAVAPRIIRKASQALRDGFSSDFFAVSSASICEVADARKLEKIGDNSVDLIVTSPPFLDKVDYLADNWLEFWFCDINPNEFGENLVASSSLKHCKAFVREFLLEFLRVLKPGAHAVIEGGDVVVKGEVVYLDDVIAECVSGLAFNDKIFAVKEVLVNKQQFTKLANCFNVDNNKKGSNTNRLVVLQCLKSVSGCRVVPTMLK, encoded by the coding sequence GTGAAGTTTTTGGGAGCGACTTTTTTTGAACGCGGTAAGCAAGGCGCATCTATAGGTCACAATATGGTAGAAAATCCTTCGAAATCGCGGCTTATGGAGGAAGACTGCACTCAGGGCGTTGGGTATAAGCGTTTGGTAGGGGAGTTATGGGCTGGCCAGCCGCGCCAAATGCATTCCTTGCACTATGTTGTGAGCTATAGGGCAAGCTATAAGCCTGAGCTTCCGGATTATTGCATAAGGCAGTACTCTCGCAAGGGACAGGTTGTCTTGGATCCTTTTTGTGGTAGGGGAACTACTGCATTACAAGCGGCGCTTCTCGGCAGAGTGAGTTTATCATGTGACGTCAATCCGCTAGCAATTAGGATGACTGCGGCTAAACTCTCTCCAGTTGGATTGGACGAAATAGTGCTGCGTCTAAACGAGGTGGATTTTAGGCGCCCAGTGGATCTAGAGGGGTATCCGGAGAAGTTTTCGCCATTTTATCATCCAGATACGTATAGGGAGTTGGTGAACTTAAAGCGCTTTCTTCGCAAACACAGCGATGCGGTTAGTAACTTCGTCGAATTAGTTGCTATATCGCGCTTGCATGGACATTCGAGCGGTTTTTTTTCCGCCTACACGTTTCCTCAGATCTCGATTCCTTCGGCACATCAATTACTAATTAACCAAAAGCGTGGCCAAATGCCTGAGTATCGCGCGGTAGCTCCGCGCATTATTCGGAAGGCCTCACAGGCATTGAGAGACGGGTTTTCGAGCGATTTTTTTGCAGTTAGTAGTGCCTCGATTTGCGAAGTCGCTGACGCGCGTAAACTTGAAAAGATTGGCGACAATTCGGTGGATCTCATTGTTACTTCGCCACCGTTTTTGGATAAGGTAGACTATTTGGCCGATAATTGGTTGGAGTTCTGGTTTTGCGATATTAATCCGAATGAGTTTGGCGAAAACCTCGTCGCGAGTTCGTCACTAAAGCACTGCAAGGCGTTTGTGCGAGAATTCTTGCTAGAGTTTTTGCGAGTGCTAAAGCCTGGCGCGCATGCCGTTATCGAGGGTGGCGATGTTGTGGTAAAGGGTGAGGTGGTGTATTTGGATGACGTAATTGCCGAATGCGTGAGCGGTTTAGCGTTTAACGACAAAATATTTGCCGTCAAGGAGGTTTTAGTCAATAAACAGCAGTTTACTAAGCTAGCTAATTGCTTCAATGTGGATAATAATAAAAAGGGAAGTAATACGAATCGACTGGTTGTCCTTCAGTGTCTCAAATCTGTTAGTGGGTGCAGGGTAGTGCCGACTATGCTTAAATAA
- the hslU gene encoding ATP-dependent protease ATPase subunit HslU, producing the protein MLADDASLTPQQIVAELDRYVIAQEDAKRAVAIAMRNRWRRLRVPGEMREEITPKNIIMVGPTGVGKTEISRRLAKLTKAPFVKVEASKFTEVGYVGRDVESIIRDLAENAVSIVRKEERAKVREKAVELAEEKLLDLLLPDSERGELDAQGGRASTNTREKLREMLRAGKLESRIVEVETVKPSATHFEIVGHGNFGALEDQLKDVFSNMMPKQHGKKKLSVKDAREVLTEDVSESLIDEDLVTRLALARAEQNGIVFIDEIDKICGQHSSTKGPDVSREGVQRDLLPLVEGCTVSTKYGSIKTDHVLFIASGAFHFTKPSDLMPEFQGRFPIRVELRSLTPEQFVRILKEPKSALIKQYTALLATEDVELEFSDDAIDEIARLTAEVNSRTENIGARRLHTLLEKLLDDVLFSADEFRGRQVRIDGERVRQRLSEIVTDVDLSRFIL; encoded by the coding sequence TTGCTCGCCGACGATGCTTCGCTAACGCCCCAGCAGATTGTAGCCGAGTTAGATCGCTATGTGATAGCGCAGGAGGACGCAAAGAGGGCAGTGGCGATTGCTATGCGCAATCGCTGGAGGAGATTGCGCGTGCCTGGGGAGATGAGGGAGGAAATCACTCCAAAAAACATAATTATGGTTGGCCCCACTGGTGTGGGGAAGACGGAGATATCGCGACGACTTGCAAAGCTAACGAAAGCGCCTTTTGTAAAGGTAGAGGCTTCAAAGTTTACGGAGGTTGGATATGTGGGGCGGGACGTAGAGTCTATAATTCGCGATTTGGCTGAAAACGCGGTGAGTATAGTTCGCAAAGAGGAGCGGGCTAAGGTGAGAGAAAAGGCAGTTGAGCTAGCGGAAGAGAAATTGCTCGATTTATTGCTGCCCGACTCTGAGCGTGGCGAATTAGATGCTCAGGGGGGGCGCGCTTCGACTAATACTCGCGAAAAGCTTAGAGAGATGCTGCGGGCCGGTAAATTGGAGAGTCGAATTGTGGAAGTTGAGACGGTGAAACCCTCGGCTACGCATTTTGAAATAGTTGGTCATGGCAACTTTGGTGCTTTAGAGGATCAGCTTAAGGATGTTTTTTCCAACATGATGCCCAAGCAGCATGGAAAGAAAAAATTAAGCGTTAAGGATGCACGGGAAGTTTTGACGGAGGATGTAAGCGAGAGTCTCATTGACGAGGATTTAGTTACTAGGCTCGCATTAGCTAGAGCGGAGCAAAACGGCATTGTATTCATTGATGAAATCGACAAGATTTGTGGGCAACATAGCTCTACTAAAGGGCCCGATGTGTCGCGTGAGGGTGTGCAACGAGATTTGTTGCCATTAGTGGAAGGGTGCACGGTTAGCACTAAGTATGGTTCTATAAAGACGGATCACGTTCTCTTTATTGCGTCCGGCGCATTCCACTTTACGAAGCCATCGGATCTGATGCCGGAGTTTCAGGGGCGTTTTCCCATTCGAGTAGAACTGCGAAGTCTCACGCCCGAACAGTTTGTGCGAATATTAAAGGAACCGAAGAGCGCATTGATCAAGCAATATACCGCTTTGTTAGCTACAGAGGATGTGGAGCTCGAATTTAGCGACGATGCTATTGACGAGATTGCGCGTTTGACTGCCGAGGTCAATTCCCGAACGGAAAATATTGGGGCGCGGCGTTTGCACACTTTGCTAGAGAAGCTACTAGATGATGTTTTATTTTCTGCCGATGAATTCAGGGGCCGACAGGTGAGGATTGATGGAGAACGGGTGCGCCAACGCCTGAGTGAAATTGTTACGGACGTAGACCTTTCGCGGTTTATTTTATGA
- a CDS encoding lysophospholipid acyltransferase family protein → MRSAILKGALDLAALSIVRLLVLAMEVTPEFLGMCIARICVHGLVLAMPRSRRVALRNLKIAFPECSSEEGNDIYRRSLEVLARNLYAFARMPRLTRRAAEEKVDYGEVREFWRRSSEVCEEDCSKTGILVATAHYGCFELFVQMHALLVRPISILARGFDLPRLDSWCNERRSIFGNDVFSRKGGYREIVSRLNGGRDVVVLCDQNVKRNHATFVDFFGLRAATTKAIGTAALRTGARVVLAVAVEIVPERFEVILRELKNPRELSGNSSEKIMSFTREMNQALEDVIRQHPEQWFWVHRRWKTRPHGEKENLYS, encoded by the coding sequence ATGCGAAGTGCGATTTTAAAAGGTGCGCTAGACCTTGCCGCGCTCTCGATTGTTCGCCTTTTAGTCTTGGCAATGGAGGTGACACCAGAATTTTTGGGCATGTGTATTGCGCGCATTTGCGTCCACGGTTTGGTGCTCGCAATGCCACGTTCGAGGAGGGTAGCCTTAAGAAATCTAAAAATTGCTTTTCCGGAGTGCTCCAGCGAGGAAGGCAATGATATTTATCGCAGGTCGCTCGAAGTGTTGGCTCGCAATCTTTACGCTTTTGCACGGATGCCCAGGCTTACGCGCAGGGCGGCGGAGGAAAAGGTTGATTATGGCGAGGTGCGCGAGTTTTGGCGCAGGAGCTCCGAAGTGTGCGAGGAAGATTGCAGCAAGACGGGAATTTTAGTTGCCACTGCGCATTATGGATGTTTTGAACTTTTTGTTCAGATGCACGCGCTTCTCGTTAGGCCAATATCAATTTTGGCGCGTGGTTTCGATCTTCCGAGATTGGATAGCTGGTGTAACGAGCGGCGTAGCATATTTGGCAACGATGTATTTAGCCGGAAGGGTGGTTACAGAGAAATAGTCTCGCGGCTTAATGGTGGACGGGATGTTGTAGTGCTGTGTGATCAGAACGTAAAGCGCAATCATGCGACGTTTGTAGATTTTTTTGGCTTGCGCGCAGCGACTACAAAGGCAATCGGCACGGCTGCGCTTCGCACTGGAGCTAGAGTCGTCTTAGCGGTAGCGGTCGAGATTGTGCCTGAACGATTCGAGGTTATATTGCGCGAGCTCAAGAATCCAAGAGAACTTAGCGGAAACTCCTCGGAAAAAATAATGTCCTTTACCCGAGAAATGAACCAAGCTTTAGAAGACGTCATTAGACAGCATCCGGAACAGTGGTTTTGGGTCCATAGGCGCTGGAAAACCAGACCTCATGGGGAAAAAGAAAATCTCTATAGCTAG
- a CDS encoding aminopeptidase P N-terminal domain-containing protein, giving the protein MTLHLEIVCDLFYMDIETRFYHRRSLLQKRIGNGAAIIPSSVETKKSRDQRHHFRQDSNFFYLTGFSEPNSALLLLGGKRGPRSVIFLRERDPLKERYEGEHLGLTRAKRRFKIDEVRNIENLENDLTGLLKDHATLHYVPAVNPEVDSVVWRIFCRQSDPSSRFPYQLKDLRAELHQMRAVKDSYEINCIKRAIEITIDAFVKLASDLPSLKSEAHAAKLLEQYFTEFGASSLGFDTIVASGKNATTLHHSPLLSPILKQKLVLIDAGAEFNGYSADISRTFPVSGKFSTAEKEIYNLVLAALETAQKRVHPQATANSIHLAAVKEITKGLIDLKIIKDKDWQTAFTGEKYKPYFMHRTSHFLGLDVHDPPPPQLDGSITHSEPLRLQPGHVITVEPGLYFDSRDMSIPRHFRGIGIRLENDVLVTPHGGSVLTSRLPVTLSDVEELLK; this is encoded by the coding sequence ATGACATTGCATTTGGAAATAGTTTGCGACTTGTTTTATATGGATATTGAAACTCGCTTTTATCATAGAAGATCCCTACTTCAAAAGCGCATCGGTAACGGCGCAGCTATCATTCCTTCGTCTGTCGAAACGAAGAAGAGCAGAGATCAGCGGCATCATTTTCGTCAAGATTCTAACTTTTTCTATCTTACTGGCTTTTCAGAGCCAAATTCAGCCTTGTTACTTCTAGGAGGGAAGCGCGGGCCGCGGTCGGTAATATTTCTTCGAGAACGCGATCCCCTTAAGGAGCGCTATGAGGGGGAACATTTGGGTCTCACCCGCGCAAAGCGTCGCTTTAAGATAGACGAGGTTAGAAATATTGAAAATCTCGAAAATGACCTAACGGGCCTTTTAAAAGATCACGCCACACTACACTATGTGCCCGCTGTAAATCCGGAAGTTGACAGTGTCGTTTGGAGAATTTTTTGCAGGCAGTCCGATCCTAGCAGTCGTTTTCCGTATCAGCTTAAAGACCTGCGAGCAGAATTACATCAAATGCGCGCTGTAAAGGATAGTTACGAAATTAACTGCATTAAGCGCGCTATAGAGATAACGATTGACGCTTTTGTAAAACTTGCATCCGATCTGCCTTCTCTTAAGAGCGAAGCCCACGCTGCAAAACTGCTCGAACAATATTTCACCGAATTCGGAGCCTCTAGTTTAGGCTTTGACACCATCGTAGCGTCTGGCAAAAATGCCACCACTCTACATCATTCGCCTCTGCTTTCCCCGATTCTAAAGCAAAAACTGGTTTTAATAGATGCTGGAGCTGAATTTAACGGTTACTCGGCCGACATTAGCAGAACCTTCCCGGTATCTGGAAAATTTAGCACGGCTGAGAAGGAAATCTACAACTTAGTGCTTGCGGCGCTTGAAACCGCCCAGAAACGCGTTCATCCCCAAGCCACTGCAAACAGCATCCACCTAGCGGCCGTAAAGGAGATTACAAAAGGTTTAATCGATCTAAAAATCATTAAGGACAAGGACTGGCAAACAGCATTTACCGGCGAGAAATACAAGCCATACTTCATGCATAGGACTAGTCACTTTTTGGGCCTAGATGTACACGACCCGCCTCCGCCACAGCTCGACGGGAGCATTACTCATAGCGAGCCTCTTAGGCTCCAGCCGGGACACGTCATCACGGTAGAGCCAGGTCTTTATTTCGACTCGAGAGATATGAGCATACCGAGGCATTTTCGCGGTATCGGAATTCGCTTAGAAAACGATGTACTAGTTACGCCACATGGTGGAAGCGTTCTCACGTCGCGCTTGCCTGTAACGCTTTCAGATGTGGAAGAACTGTTAAAATAG
- a CDS encoding SIMPL domain-containing protein, whose product MKFKFLFHFHWAFALSLSLLFSATCVAQEVDTDTEEDSSVFKKLSEMNLNLFKDISASQTEISTTADAWILSPPDSVRITFLLESTGKSATATFNNVKTTFEAVKKAIASPGSIPLNILDRGIQLSSAARKSPSINSGELMRAEQFIAVESTDLTAVSTLIDSALGAGASSVVDVSYFVHKDEANITEAISVATNKARQKAELIASSLGVSLGKLLSATATEESLGRTQRIQQKDGIALKTYADKELHVYVTVRYAVGN is encoded by the coding sequence ATGAAATTTAAATTTCTTTTTCACTTTCACTGGGCGTTTGCGCTGTCGCTAAGTCTTCTCTTTAGCGCCACTTGCGTTGCTCAGGAAGTTGATACAGATACGGAAGAAGACAGCAGCGTATTCAAAAAATTGTCAGAAATGAATCTAAATCTTTTTAAAGATATTTCGGCTTCGCAAACCGAAATATCTACTACGGCGGACGCCTGGATCTTGTCGCCACCCGATAGCGTTCGCATAACGTTTCTACTCGAATCTACTGGAAAAAGCGCTACGGCGACCTTTAACAACGTAAAGACCACATTCGAGGCGGTTAAAAAGGCAATTGCTTCGCCAGGTTCCATACCGCTAAACATTTTAGATCGAGGCATACAGCTTTCTAGCGCTGCGAGAAAGAGCCCTTCTATTAATAGCGGCGAACTCATGCGAGCCGAGCAGTTTATTGCGGTCGAATCGACAGACCTCACTGCAGTTAGCACGCTTATAGACAGCGCCTTGGGAGCGGGGGCTAGTTCTGTCGTCGATGTGTCTTATTTCGTGCATAAGGATGAGGCAAATATTACTGAGGCTATTAGCGTTGCCACTAACAAAGCTCGCCAGAAGGCCGAACTTATAGCCTCTTCTCTCGGAGTTAGTTTAGGCAAACTGTTATCGGCAACTGCAACGGAGGAATCGCTTGGTAGAACTCAGCGCATTCAGCAAAAGGACGGAATTGCACTAAAAACCTATGCCGATAAAGAGCTACACGTTTACGTCACTGTGCGCTATGCGGTAGGTAACTAG
- the hslV gene encoding ATP-dependent protease subunit HslV, whose product MIKTHSTTILAVNHNNRLVFGGDGQVTVNNTVMKHSAVKIRRSQNGKVLAGFAGSAADSFSLFERFEAKLGEYGGNLPRAAVELAKDWRSDRFLRKLEAMMIVGNGASLFLLSGVGDVIQPDDGVIGIGSGGTYALAAARALIRYGQERIDARQVVEQSLKIAAELCPFTNDSFVFEELSCD is encoded by the coding sequence ATGATAAAGACTCATTCGACGACTATTTTAGCGGTTAATCACAATAATCGGCTTGTATTTGGCGGAGACGGTCAAGTTACAGTAAATAATACCGTTATGAAGCACTCGGCTGTTAAGATCAGGCGCTCGCAAAATGGCAAGGTTCTTGCGGGTTTTGCGGGATCTGCGGCCGATTCGTTTAGCTTGTTTGAGAGGTTTGAGGCGAAGCTAGGTGAGTACGGCGGCAATTTGCCGCGAGCGGCCGTTGAATTGGCAAAGGACTGGCGCTCGGATAGATTCCTAAGGAAGCTCGAGGCGATGATGATTGTTGGCAACGGCGCATCGCTTTTTTTGCTTTCGGGGGTAGGAGACGTGATACAGCCGGATGACGGCGTTATCGGCATTGGTTCGGGTGGGACGTACGCATTGGCGGCAGCGCGGGCTTTAATAAGATATGGCCAAGAGAGAATAGATGCACGGCAAGTTGTCGAGCAGTCGCTAAAGATTGCGGCAGAGCTTTGCCCTTTTACTAATGATAGTTTTGTATTTGAAGAATTGAGCTGTGACTGA
- a CDS encoding diaminopimelate epimerase gives MSKPNHAHDSSISFVKMQANGNDFVVADGRYGLPARLYELIPRILDRHYGIGGDGLIVIDASVRAEYKMSYFNADGSRAICGNGIRCAARFIYESGLLADEERGFELETDAGNIPVQVLQRGARVKVAFHEPFFEGLRVPTAEAGEHVDVPIVVDGETHRITAVGMGNPHCVVITENVSEYPVGVVGPKLELHEFFPQRTNVEFVEIVDRRRIKMRVWERGVGETLACGTGACGAVGALIHMGKCANTVVVETLGGELEVSWDVQAKRIHLTGDAARVFSGEINLQVLREAWNEQ, from the coding sequence ATGTCTAAGCCGAATCACGCGCATGATAGCAGCATTAGTTTTGTTAAAATGCAGGCAAATGGAAACGATTTCGTCGTTGCGGATGGTCGCTATGGCTTGCCCGCTAGGCTGTACGAGCTTATTCCAAGAATTCTCGATAGGCATTATGGGATTGGCGGCGATGGGCTAATCGTGATTGATGCTTCTGTCCGGGCTGAATACAAGATGAGCTATTTTAATGCCGATGGAAGCCGGGCAATTTGTGGCAATGGAATTCGCTGTGCCGCGCGTTTTATTTACGAGAGCGGATTGTTGGCCGATGAGGAGAGGGGGTTTGAGTTGGAGACCGATGCTGGCAACATTCCCGTGCAGGTTTTGCAGCGAGGCGCGCGTGTAAAGGTAGCATTCCACGAGCCGTTTTTCGAGGGACTGCGCGTTCCTACGGCGGAGGCGGGCGAGCACGTAGATGTGCCGATTGTTGTAGACGGCGAGACGCATAGAATTACTGCTGTTGGCATGGGCAATCCGCATTGTGTTGTTATCACCGAGAACGTCTCGGAGTACCCTGTAGGTGTGGTGGGTCCAAAGTTAGAGCTACATGAATTTTTTCCCCAGCGCACGAACGTGGAGTTTGTTGAAATCGTAGATCGGCGTCGAATTAAGATGCGCGTTTGGGAGCGCGGCGTGGGCGAGACGCTCGCTTGCGGGACGGGCGCATGTGGTGCTGTCGGGGCGCTTATTCATATGGGAAAGTGCGCGAATACTGTTGTCGTGGAGACTTTAGGAGGGGAGCTAGAGGTAAGCTGGGATGTTCAGGCAAAGCGCATACATTTGACGGGAGATGCGGCGCGTGTTTTTAGCGGTGAGATTAATCTTCAGGTTCTAAGGGAAGCTTGGAATGAGCAGTGA
- a CDS encoding DUF342 domain-containing protein, whose translation MRTVRELENTNGELETLMEKSSEHATIRLQTTADKLELYISITLRNPDARHTFTREELLSIIFSCAEKSLINIACIDKIVNELNSQTNVSARLIARGRAPVPGQDSKLILFVKKFEGFSRPGKQVEFVDSRFIRAFDNIEKDNIIGKIRPPNSAINGLDVIGEMSVPQKGKATQPTVDKTIELVAEDADGAETMLIAKERGYLTSDSSGRLSISPHLAIEGNVDFKTGDLDFIGSIEITGDVANGFKVVAGGNISVAGNINNGMLVSRNGSIAIQGCVTGSETRSLSAAKQLKARRETKGESRLLDIYSAGNLSASIVAGANIFAQGDIIIKTELRESIARTQCALRIPQGHILGGEIFAICGIEAGTIGSAGGSNTTINLVGDPKSSIEYRQLESQIEYFKNAENLIQLYLAPYVAALQKNIRLAQSQKAYIETMIRSLTAVTKRIDELQEKQKALTESSQVQRSFKVSFHKTLYAGTQIVANRKIFAPDSNIDGPKTVEYRPNERDFIVRDFSKIDCSAKESGKELGQQNKNLEKKA comes from the coding sequence ATGAGGACGGTCAGGGAACTAGAGAATACTAACGGCGAGCTTGAGACTTTGATGGAAAAAAGCAGTGAGCACGCCACTATTCGCCTGCAAACTACGGCAGACAAGCTTGAGCTATATATTTCGATAACGCTAAGGAACCCAGACGCGCGGCATACATTTACCCGTGAAGAGCTACTGTCTATTATTTTTAGCTGTGCCGAGAAATCTCTAATCAACATTGCTTGCATAGACAAAATAGTAAATGAACTAAATTCGCAAACTAACGTTAGTGCTCGCCTAATCGCTCGCGGGCGCGCGCCAGTGCCCGGGCAAGACTCGAAGTTAATTCTATTTGTAAAAAAATTTGAGGGCTTTTCCCGTCCCGGAAAGCAGGTTGAATTTGTGGACTCTCGCTTTATTCGCGCTTTTGACAACATCGAAAAGGATAACATTATTGGCAAAATACGACCGCCTAACTCGGCCATTAACGGACTCGACGTCATCGGAGAGATGAGCGTCCCACAAAAGGGAAAGGCAACTCAACCTACCGTAGACAAGACTATAGAGCTCGTTGCAGAGGACGCAGACGGCGCTGAGACGATGCTAATTGCAAAAGAAAGGGGCTACCTCACGTCTGACAGCAGCGGCCGCCTCTCTATTAGTCCACATCTAGCTATAGAGGGAAATGTCGATTTTAAGACTGGCGACCTAGATTTTATTGGCTCGATTGAAATCACCGGAGACGTAGCAAACGGCTTTAAAGTTGTAGCCGGTGGCAACATCTCAGTGGCGGGGAACATAAATAACGGCATGCTAGTTAGCCGAAACGGATCGATTGCCATTCAAGGATGCGTAACTGGCTCAGAAACCCGCTCTCTTAGCGCAGCAAAGCAACTCAAGGCCCGTCGCGAAACAAAAGGAGAATCGCGTCTACTCGACATCTATAGCGCCGGAAATTTAAGCGCATCCATAGTGGCTGGCGCAAATATTTTTGCTCAAGGAGACATAATCATAAAGACGGAGTTAAGAGAAAGCATTGCGCGAACTCAATGCGCCCTAAGAATTCCACAAGGACACATACTAGGTGGCGAAATATTTGCGATTTGCGGCATAGAAGCCGGAACGATAGGCTCAGCCGGCGGCAGCAACACCACCATAAATCTAGTAGGCGATCCAAAATCCTCAATTGAATATCGACAACTAGAAAGCCAAATCGAATACTTCAAGAACGCCGAAAATCTAATTCAACTCTACCTTGCTCCTTACGTTGCCGCACTGCAAAAAAATATCAGGCTCGCACAGTCGCAAAAAGCATACATCGAAACCATGATTCGTTCGCTCACAGCTGTTACCAAACGAATAGACGAACTTCAAGAAAAGCAAAAGGCTCTAACAGAGTCATCTCAAGTACAGAGATCCTTCAAAGTTAGCTTCCATAAGACACTGTACGCGGGAACGCAAATAGTGGCAAATAGAAAAATATTTGCTCCCGACAGCAATATTGATGGGCCAAAGACCGTGGAATATCGCCCCAACGAGCGCGACTTTATCGTAAGAGATTTCTCTAAAATTGATTGCAGCGCCAAGGAGAGCGGCAAAGAACTTGGTCAACAGAATAAGAACTTGGAGAAAAAAGCATGA